From Rutidosis leptorrhynchoides isolate AG116_Rl617_1_P2 chromosome 3, CSIRO_AGI_Rlap_v1, whole genome shotgun sequence, a single genomic window includes:
- the LOC139901413 gene encoding uncharacterized protein, with protein sequence MDQGSVPTIRKRIRVSWKDVNVEKTFLEACLQEIAHSGREGGGLKALSWKKVGQVLKETHKVDVDRKQMANHLSYLKGKYQAWLKLKNKTGNVYDSSTNTFNLTEEEWEIECKANKYCESLRTTQLLYPTLCAQLFDGVVATGIQSYGPHSTAPMPEVQVVDPVEVEQVEEEGVQQMTSSSCSQVKKRKRNGKEHVSAIEAQISSVLSLMAAKYAKPDQPTTDDCLAKLDELGWENDSLLYDATVAIFSEDNPTYRTIWMKLKAERCENWVKNLARTKGLPL encoded by the exons ATGGACCAAGGAAGTGTGCCAACAATTCGAAAAAGAATTAGAGTTAGTTGGAAGGATGTAAACGTGGAAAAAACATTTCTTGAAGCTTGTCTTCAAGAAATTGCACATAGCGGGCGAGAAGGAGGTGGCTTGAAGGCACTTTCATGGAAGAAAGTTGGTCAAGTCCTAAAAGAAACACATAAAGTTGATGTTGATCGTAAACAAATGGCAAATCATTTAAGCTACTTGAAGGGAAAATATCAAGCGTGGTTAAAATTGAAAAACAAAACTGGAAATGTTTACGATTCATCCACTAATACATTTAACTTGACTGAGGAAGAATGGGAGATAGAGTGCAAG GCAAACAAATATTGTGAGTCACTAAGAACTACTCAACTATTATATCCAACTCTTTGCGCGCAACTTTTTGATGGTGTGGTTGCAACCGGTATACAAAGTTATGGACCACATTCAACTGCTCCTATGCCAGAAGTGCAAGTTGTAGATCCCGTGGAAGTTGAACAAGTTGAAGAGGAAGGTGTACAACAAATGACAAGTTCGTCTTGTTCTCAAGTTAAGAAAAGGAAAAGAAACGGCAAGGAACATGTGTCTGCCATTGAAGCGCAAATTTCGAGTGTTCTCTCTTTGATGGCTGCAAAATATGCTAAACCCGATCAACCTACCACTGATGATTGTTTAGCTAAACTTGATGAGCTAGGCTGGGAAAACGATAGTTTGTTGTATGATGCAACAGTTGCCATATTTAGTGAAGATAACCCGACATATAGGACAATCTGGATGAAGCTGAAAGCGGAAAGGTGCGAGAATTGGGTGAAGAATCTTGCACGTACTAAAGGCCTGCCGTTGTAA